A region of Oceanicoccus sp. KOV_DT_Chl DNA encodes the following proteins:
- a CDS encoding GNAT family N-acetyltransferase has product MPKELVDNSLAPCSFSVSADSSIEEHFEAAIDLWKVNRATLGLFPRGAFEDHARKNLILYLLDRSEVKGYLLYRVARQRVAISHLCVSGEIRGKGGARILFEALRQHADDGHCKGIEVRCRSDYEISRMWPSLGFEHAGHMQGKAKGGSELTIWYFKFDIPDFFYEMMPRHDDDSLTWAVIDANIVFKMSDPEKAENEEALALISDAMTPYVRYFVTPEIFVETERKKNPKEKKSVILRQKSLKKLK; this is encoded by the coding sequence ATGCCAAAAGAATTAGTAGATAACTCGTTAGCACCCTGTAGCTTTAGTGTAAGTGCAGACTCATCTATTGAGGAGCATTTTGAGGCTGCTATTGATTTATGGAAGGTAAATAGAGCAACTCTAGGGCTATTTCCTCGCGGTGCATTTGAAGATCATGCACGAAAAAACCTAATTTTATACCTCTTAGATAGGAGTGAAGTTAAGGGGTACCTTTTATACAGGGTGGCTCGGCAGCGTGTAGCAATTTCCCACCTTTGTGTTTCAGGTGAAATTCGAGGAAAAGGTGGTGCGCGAATTCTATTCGAGGCTCTTAGGCAGCATGCCGATGATGGACACTGTAAAGGTATTGAGGTTCGTTGCAGGAGTGATTATGAGATCAGTAGAATGTGGCCTAGCCTTGGTTTTGAGCATGCTGGGCACATGCAAGGTAAGGCCAAAGGGGGATCAGAGCTAACTATTTGGTATTTTAAATTTGATATACCAGATTTCTTTTATGAAATGATGCCTAGACATGATGATGACAGCCTTACTTGGGCGGTCATTGATGCCAATATTGTGTTTAAGATGAGTGATCCAGAAAAGGCTGAAAATGAAGAGGCTTTAGCATTAATATCGGACGCGATGACACCATATGTAAGGTATTTTGTCACACCTGAAATATTTGTTGAAACAGAAAGAAAAAAGAACCCCAAAGAAAAAAAGTCAGTAATTCTCAGGCAAAAAAGTTTGAAAAAATTGAAATAA
- the nadS gene encoding NadS family protein, whose product MKKDMFDELMTSVQEMDGIVKGKKKASRSFDFPEPEVKVIRERLGVSQDKFAMILGVSKRTVENWEQGRRHPTGAARSLLRIVEADPEHALQALSA is encoded by the coding sequence ATGAAAAAAGATATGTTCGATGAACTGATGACCAGTGTCCAGGAAATGGATGGTATCGTCAAAGGTAAGAAAAAGGCGTCTCGCAGCTTTGACTTTCCTGAGCCAGAAGTAAAAGTGATTCGTGAACGCTTAGGCGTATCCCAAGATAAATTTGCAATGATTTTAGGGGTTAGCAAACGTACCGTTGAAAATTGGGAGCAAGGTCGTCGTCACCCGACTGGTGCTGCTCGCTCTTTATTACGGATTGTTGAGGCTGATCCAGAGCATGCTTTGCAAGCGTTGAGTGCATAA
- a CDS encoding TIGR04141 family sporadically distributed protein, translating to MAKNKSKADKEIIKDIDALSCFSINLDGAEEANLYIRKAEPHPPSWATLFAGHVDKKEIGNSSSPGAVLVIELKQAKFMITFGLGRHLIQESLIQRDYGLKVALNSIGEDKLRSIDKASHERTPLNSRTQASKGVDIFELALNTEVDLLTAITGSSKVEKFGAQVTGRDALTLNVKEGLDGFCGILKETHKFYKKGDYKKSFGWVDNFRRIKDDALLDNLDLKLLKLLKTSPIPANCWLAEPEIIDWEATSFYVLEKKGKRTNYYPELRLNKLIEVINSKNNSYFIEDIRKHTISSTDDNYNVIKSWSAYNCLYAEINDSGSLYILQNGSWFNVEDDFVNKVNSAISKIDNYTHKLPIYDHDGEGAYNDFVATHNSYVLMDRKNVVHGGGRSSIEYCDLIKDGADLIHVKRGTASSSLSHLFAQGEVSAELFSSDSKFRAALNKKLPTELKIKDVNARPDTGDYKIVYAIVSEKAGVLTLPFFSKVRLKNAYYHVNNLLGYQMAICKIDVSNNYKVKSKGK from the coding sequence TTGGCAAAGAATAAGAGTAAGGCAGATAAGGAAATCATTAAGGATATTGATGCTCTTTCTTGTTTCTCAATAAACTTAGATGGTGCTGAGGAAGCTAATTTATATATTAGAAAAGCGGAGCCGCATCCACCATCATGGGCAACCTTATTCGCGGGCCATGTCGACAAGAAGGAAATTGGAAATAGTAGTTCCCCAGGCGCTGTTTTAGTCATCGAACTCAAGCAAGCTAAATTTATGATAACTTTTGGATTGGGGAGGCATTTAATACAGGAAAGCTTAATTCAACGAGATTATGGTTTAAAGGTAGCGCTCAATAGTATTGGTGAAGATAAGCTCAGAAGTATCGATAAAGCATCTCACGAAAGAACCCCCCTTAACTCAAGAACCCAAGCCAGCAAAGGCGTAGATATATTCGAATTAGCTCTGAATACGGAAGTTGACCTTTTAACTGCGATAACAGGCAGCTCAAAGGTTGAAAAGTTTGGTGCGCAGGTTACTGGAAGAGATGCATTAACTCTAAATGTTAAAGAGGGACTGGATGGGTTTTGTGGAATACTTAAAGAAACGCATAAGTTTTATAAAAAAGGCGACTATAAAAAATCATTTGGTTGGGTCGATAATTTCCGCCGAATAAAAGATGATGCGCTTCTAGATAATTTGGACTTGAAGTTGTTAAAGCTGTTAAAAACAAGTCCTATACCTGCTAACTGCTGGTTGGCTGAACCAGAAATTATTGACTGGGAAGCTACTTCATTTTACGTCTTAGAGAAAAAAGGAAAAAGGACGAATTATTATCCAGAGCTAAGGCTAAATAAGCTAATAGAGGTTATTAATAGTAAAAATAATTCATATTTTATTGAAGATATTCGAAAGCACACAATATCTTCAACAGATGATAACTATAATGTTATCAAGTCATGGTCGGCATATAACTGCCTATACGCTGAAATAAATGACAGTGGCAGTTTATATATCCTTCAAAATGGAAGCTGGTTTAATGTTGAAGATGACTTTGTAAATAAAGTAAATTCTGCAATATCAAAAATTGATAATTACACACATAAGCTCCCCATTTATGACCACGATGGTGAGGGCGCATACAATGATTTTGTTGCTACTCATAATTCCTATGTTTTAATGGATAGAAAAAATGTTGTGCATGGCGGAGGAAGAAGCAGTATCGAATATTGCGATCTTATTAAAGATGGAGCGGATTTAATTCATGTGAAACGCGGAACAGCATCAAGCAGTTTAAGTCACCTTTTTGCTCAGGGTGAGGTTTCAGCCGAGCTATTTAGCAGTGATTCGAAGTTCCGTGCAGCGTTAAATAAAAAGCTTCCTACTGAGCTTAAAATTAAGGATGTTAACGCGCGGCCTGATACTGGCGATTATAAAATAGTATATGCAATTGTCTCAGAGAAGGCCGGAGTGCTGACCTTACCTTTCTTCTCGAAGGTAAGGTTGAAAAACGCCTATTACCATGTGAATAACTTGCTGGGATATCAGATGGCTATTTGTAAAATAGATGTTTCAAATAACTATAAAGTTAAGTCCAAAGGGAAGTAA
- a CDS encoding PFL_4695 family integrating conjugative element protein: protein MRGLVGLLCLLLCLGAHAREPLTVIYDSVDTLPLEPYLPKPVLQEKSLIQKKKNQLPFNLPVTTPSMQPGKAAVTPKALPYLQRPLFLVGADQVSKDWLVERREQLIHLGAVGLLVEAKDRQEVESVLAIAEGLKLVPASAEGFAAKLGLTHYPILLSKEGWEQ, encoded by the coding sequence ATGCGAGGGCTAGTCGGACTGCTGTGCCTGTTGTTGTGTTTAGGTGCTCATGCCAGAGAACCACTGACGGTGATTTATGATTCGGTGGATACCTTGCCACTGGAACCCTATTTGCCGAAACCCGTGTTACAAGAAAAATCGCTTATCCAGAAAAAGAAAAACCAGTTGCCTTTCAATTTACCTGTCACCACCCCTTCGATGCAGCCGGGGAAGGCCGCGGTCACTCCTAAAGCATTGCCTTATTTGCAGCGGCCCTTGTTTCTGGTGGGTGCTGATCAGGTATCAAAAGACTGGTTGGTCGAAAGACGCGAACAGCTTATCCATCTCGGTGCTGTCGGCCTGTTGGTTGAGGCAAAGGATCGTCAAGAGGTTGAATCTGTCTTAGCCATTGCCGAAGGATTAAAGCTGGTACCCGCTTCAGCGGAAGGCTTCGCGGCGAAGTTGGGTTTAACCCATTACCCCATTCTGCTATCAAAAGAAGGTTGGGAGCAGTGA
- a CDS encoding phage integrase N-terminal domain-containing protein: protein MKELNYHLKTLCERNQDGSRSTQAERFQLLQTMASHLNELGYRRMEAKSLKPKHVDALVAKYLDENLAPGTVKNRLAALRWWAEKIGKQNVVAKDNAFYGIASRVFVTNVSKARDLDLELLGNISDPHLKISLELQKVFGLRREEAIKFSPDYADQNTFIRLKSTWCKGGRAREIPIRTDEQRDVLRRARLVAGKGSLIPSHLMYVQQMRLYERETQKVGLSKLHGLRHRYAQERYLELTGKHAPACGGPIRSELSEEERASDTVARYAISQELGHEREQITAVYLGR from the coding sequence GTGAAAGAACTAAACTATCATCTAAAAACTCTGTGCGAACGTAATCAGGATGGCAGTCGCAGTACGCAAGCTGAACGTTTCCAGTTGTTACAAACGATGGCTAGTCATCTTAATGAGCTAGGTTATCGACGCATGGAGGCTAAATCACTCAAGCCAAAACATGTTGATGCATTAGTGGCTAAATACCTCGATGAGAATCTTGCACCGGGTACGGTCAAGAATCGCCTGGCCGCTTTGCGCTGGTGGGCTGAAAAAATCGGTAAGCAAAACGTCGTTGCTAAAGATAATGCCTTTTACGGGATTGCTTCTCGTGTTTTTGTTACCAATGTGTCGAAAGCGCGCGATCTGGATCTTGAACTGCTCGGAAACATCAGCGACCCCCATTTAAAAATAAGTCTGGAACTACAAAAGGTATTTGGCCTCCGCCGGGAAGAGGCGATTAAATTTAGTCCGGACTACGCAGACCAAAATACATTTATTCGATTGAAATCTACTTGGTGTAAAGGTGGGCGTGCGCGTGAAATTCCTATACGTACGGACGAACAACGCGATGTTCTAAGGCGGGCGCGATTGGTGGCCGGGAAAGGTTCATTGATTCCGTCGCATCTGATGTATGTGCAGCAAATGCGACTCTATGAACGTGAGACGCAAAAAGTAGGCTTATCCAAGCTGCATGGATTGCGTCATCGCTATGCACAAGAACGCTATCTGGAGCTAACTGGCAAACACGCACCGGCCTGTGGTGGTCCAATCCGTAGTGAGTTGAGTGAAGAAGAGCGAGCTAGCGATACGGTGGCTCGTTATGCAATTTCTCAAGAGCTCGGTCATGAGCGAGAGCAAATTACGGCAGTGTATCTCGGGCGTTAA
- a CDS encoding ASCH domain-containing protein — protein MDNKAVLFSIKPKYVSLISAGEKKYELRRKCPKVSAGDLALVYESSPTMCLVGAFVIGDIIQGKPASLWRKVGAQSGVSRQEFLEYFNGCDMASAIEISQYWNLDQQVPLKQLRSKNKIEPPQSYRYLCQAITGQLLTQGAG, from the coding sequence GTGGATAATAAAGCTGTACTTTTTTCGATTAAACCAAAATATGTATCTCTTATTTCAGCAGGAGAAAAAAAATATGAGTTAAGAAGGAAATGTCCTAAGGTTAGTGCCGGAGATTTAGCTTTGGTTTATGAATCGAGTCCTACCATGTGTTTAGTTGGAGCTTTTGTTATTGGTGATATTATTCAAGGAAAGCCAGCATCACTTTGGAGGAAAGTCGGAGCACAGTCAGGCGTTAGTCGGCAGGAGTTTTTAGAGTACTTTAATGGGTGTGATATGGCATCAGCTATAGAGATTTCACAATACTGGAACTTGGATCAGCAAGTTCCATTGAAGCAATTAAGATCCAAAAACAAGATTGAACCACCTCAAAGCTATCGATATTTATGCCAAGCTATAACTGGACAGCTACTTACTCAGGGAGCTGGGTGA
- a CDS encoding lytic transglycosylase domain-containing protein codes for MNYGFAKPLIAGVTLMQSVATVALDNVPVAYWIVAKSQQVPVDILYAVALTESGKPYQGEQMPWPWALNIDGRSVFCESRQEAVHRVAQAIRQEQSVDIGLMQINWRWHRQRFSTIDDSLVPIKNLSAGATILYEQFEQTNDWWEAVGRYHDPGQDTESLNSAQRYRERVKQHWREWF; via the coding sequence ATGAATTATGGTTTTGCTAAGCCATTGATTGCGGGTGTTACGTTGATGCAGTCGGTCGCTACGGTTGCATTAGACAACGTGCCCGTTGCTTATTGGATTGTCGCCAAGAGCCAACAAGTGCCTGTGGATATTCTTTATGCCGTAGCGTTGACAGAAAGTGGTAAGCCCTATCAGGGCGAACAGATGCCGTGGCCATGGGCGCTAAATATCGATGGCCGGAGTGTCTTTTGTGAATCCCGGCAAGAGGCAGTTCACCGGGTGGCCCAAGCCATCCGGCAAGAGCAGTCGGTCGATATTGGTTTGATGCAGATTAATTGGCGATGGCACCGACAGCGGTTTTCTACTATCGATGATTCATTGGTGCCTATAAAAAATCTTAGCGCCGGTGCCACCATTTTGTATGAGCAGTTTGAACAGACGAATGATTGGTGGGAGGCGGTAGGGCGTTACCATGATCCCGGCCAAGATACGGAATCACTCAACAGCGCACAGCGCTATCGAGAGCGAGTAAAACAGCATTGGCGGGAGTGGTTCTAA
- a CDS encoding TIGR03747 family integrating conjugative element membrane protein, producing MAKPQQYQPPKRKEPGLLGNLFSALVQLVVWLIISLMLSIIIEWIGMIWFWPEMGSEHAKAVLATDQTYLNQQLYDQSIPIKNDVVATTHQAVTWIAHQSWFETIIQMVPSASAGTFAVFQEWAHDLYQQYRDYLQASTYVTQTFVIRLVLIVFSLPIFLLAALVGGVDGLVERDLRRWGGGRESSNVFNLARRSIVPAFIAACVVYISLPIGVSPVIVILPFAILLGLAVRITFERLKKYF from the coding sequence ATGGCCAAGCCACAACAGTACCAGCCCCCCAAAAGAAAAGAGCCCGGTCTTCTCGGTAACTTATTTTCAGCACTGGTTCAGTTGGTGGTTTGGTTAATCATCAGTTTGATGCTGTCGATCATCATCGAGTGGATAGGTATGATCTGGTTCTGGCCAGAGATGGGCAGTGAACACGCCAAAGCGGTACTAGCCACTGATCAAACCTATCTTAACCAGCAGCTGTACGACCAATCCATCCCAATAAAAAATGATGTTGTTGCCACTACTCATCAAGCAGTAACGTGGATAGCCCATCAATCCTGGTTCGAAACTATTATTCAAATGGTACCGAGTGCTTCGGCGGGTACCTTCGCAGTATTTCAGGAATGGGCGCATGACCTCTATCAGCAATACCGTGACTACCTACAAGCATCCACCTATGTCACACAAACTTTTGTCATCCGTTTAGTGCTCATAGTATTTTCACTACCGATCTTCTTGCTAGCAGCACTTGTGGGCGGTGTTGATGGATTAGTCGAGCGAGACCTCAGGCGCTGGGGCGGTGGGCGTGAAAGTAGCAATGTTTTCAATCTGGCGAGAAGATCAATTGTGCCTGCCTTTATCGCGGCCTGTGTGGTCTACATCAGCCTACCAATTGGTGTTAGTCCAGTAATTGTCATTCTGCCCTTTGCCATTCTGCTTGGTTTGGCTGTCCGTATTACATTTGAGCGATTAAAGAAGTATTTCTAA
- a CDS encoding TIGR03759 family integrating conjugative element protein — MNSLRITPSILISMVAIVCTANADKNEALSSVSQTPDTETPVSQTLELKTLATHWGLEQSEYQRYLSLMRGPLGKWNPDLDPLLALGMFATSIQQEQRYAELYAQQEFDLTERALQFQQAYRVAFERLYPNTAMLNQPLLAPYFAHQQQKSATRDAKRLAQKRFADSDRLLLFVPSNCRQCLPTINRLVSLLSGTQHSGVDVYVRDAQDDEAVRVWATAHGIKTIWFNNEQLSLNRDEGLLQRLMNQSTGSAADAMPIFLKRNGRFFQLNRESLGL; from the coding sequence ATGAACAGTCTTCGGATTACACCAAGTATATTGATTTCGATGGTGGCAATCGTCTGCACTGCGAATGCAGATAAGAATGAGGCTTTATCGAGTGTTTCACAAACTCCCGACACTGAAACGCCAGTCAGCCAAACCCTTGAGTTGAAAACTTTAGCAACGCACTGGGGGCTAGAGCAGAGTGAGTATCAACGCTATCTCAGTTTAATGCGTGGTCCGCTAGGCAAGTGGAATCCTGACCTTGATCCATTGTTGGCCCTCGGTATGTTTGCAACATCGATACAGCAAGAGCAACGTTATGCCGAGCTATATGCGCAGCAAGAATTTGATTTAACCGAGCGTGCATTGCAATTTCAGCAAGCCTACCGAGTCGCCTTCGAACGTTTGTACCCCAACACTGCAATGCTAAATCAACCATTACTGGCACCTTACTTTGCACACCAGCAACAGAAATCTGCGACCAGAGACGCTAAACGATTAGCTCAAAAGCGTTTTGCCGACAGTGATCGCCTGCTGCTATTTGTTCCATCGAACTGCCGTCAGTGCTTGCCTACAATCAACCGGTTGGTAAGCCTGTTGTCTGGCACGCAACACAGTGGCGTCGATGTCTATGTACGCGATGCTCAGGACGATGAGGCTGTCAGAGTATGGGCGACGGCACACGGTATCAAAACCATATGGTTCAATAATGAGCAATTAAGTTTGAACCGGGATGAAGGTCTACTGCAAAGACTAATGAATCAATCTACAGGTTCGGCGGCAGATGCGATGCCGATTTTTTTGAAACGTAATGGACGTTTTTTTCAATTGAACAGGGAGAGTTTAGGGCTATGA
- the traD gene encoding type IV conjugative transfer system coupling protein TraD, protein MTDHYEIEVLLRPPVELSSAIVALSCAATVLMAPRLLMMTPSVALFSAACLGGLGWWRGRQAWRVIQYQRHLRRSPRYVMSSSQVPVSQSVLFLGRGFRWNQAHTERLYAARDKRAERYLQSGRIKQWVRRKEIEWEHVPLLKMIMRLTATDSPLNPVRPPPAIGGNAVIHGVGIRGETNATMPLSDRVGHMVVIARTRHGKTRLAEVLTTQDIRRGNNCVIVLDPKGDADYLKRIYVESQKAGRQLIIFHLGYPELSARYNAIGSFSRITEVATRIASQLPGEGDASAFKEFAWQFINVIAVALVAMGQTPDYLKIRRYITDIDALLILYGRHWLAENGPDDWQDELGELQDSINLKSLPRIDLGKDLEAVAMVRYLNAHVTFDQVLEGLISAFRYDREYFLKITVSIKPFLEKLTTGNIASILAPDTSNAEDQRPVLEWAQAIRSNAVVYVGLDALTDPEVASAVGASMFSDLTSLAGHIYKHGIEPSNTGHQAKRPPDIVIHGDEFSDLIGPQFKTLINKSGGAGYQLNLYTQTWSDPIAELGSEAKAGQLAGNIGTMLIMGVKEIATCEMFTKQLPEVSVSEIMAVSGVTDNEESVCGFTSNNQDRISISRVPMISPADIVALPKGQAFVLLRGSELWKIRIPMPSKTDDQELPDDLGDMLQHMRRSYTSVVDWPSYYGR, encoded by the coding sequence GTGACAGATCATTACGAAATCGAGGTGTTACTACGTCCTCCTGTCGAATTATCGTCAGCAATAGTGGCGCTGAGTTGTGCGGCAACGGTATTGATGGCACCACGACTCTTAATGATGACGCCGTCTGTTGCATTGTTCAGCGCAGCTTGTCTTGGTGGTCTTGGCTGGTGGCGAGGACGACAAGCGTGGCGCGTGATTCAGTACCAGCGTCACCTTAGACGCAGTCCACGTTATGTCATGTCTTCGTCACAAGTACCCGTGAGTCAATCCGTGTTGTTTTTAGGGCGAGGTTTTCGCTGGAATCAGGCACACACTGAGCGACTCTATGCCGCCCGCGATAAACGGGCTGAGCGTTATCTGCAGTCTGGAAGGATCAAACAATGGGTTCGTCGCAAGGAGATCGAGTGGGAACATGTCCCGCTACTAAAAATGATCATGCGATTAACCGCAACAGATTCCCCTCTGAATCCCGTCCGTCCGCCGCCTGCCATCGGGGGCAATGCCGTCATTCACGGCGTCGGGATCAGAGGGGAAACCAATGCCACCATGCCGCTCAGTGATCGGGTGGGGCATATGGTGGTGATTGCCCGAACGCGCCATGGAAAAACCCGATTGGCCGAGGTATTAACCACTCAGGATATTCGACGCGGTAACAATTGTGTGATTGTGTTAGATCCGAAAGGCGACGCCGACTATTTAAAGCGTATCTATGTTGAGTCCCAAAAAGCAGGGCGTCAATTGATCATCTTTCATTTGGGTTATCCTGAACTGAGCGCCCGCTACAATGCTATTGGCTCCTTTTCACGAATTACAGAAGTCGCCACCCGAATTGCCAGTCAGTTACCTGGTGAGGGTGACGCCAGTGCATTTAAAGAATTTGCCTGGCAGTTTATCAATGTGATTGCGGTGGCGTTAGTGGCCATGGGTCAAACGCCGGATTACCTTAAAATACGGCGCTATATCACCGATATTGATGCACTGTTGATTCTTTATGGCCGACATTGGCTAGCCGAAAATGGCCCCGACGATTGGCAGGATGAGCTAGGCGAATTACAGGACAGCATTAATCTGAAATCACTGCCGCGTATTGATCTGGGTAAAGATCTTGAAGCTGTGGCGATGGTTCGTTATCTCAATGCCCATGTGACCTTTGATCAGGTGTTAGAAGGGCTAATTTCAGCCTTCCGCTACGACCGCGAATACTTCCTAAAAATCACCGTATCCATCAAACCGTTTTTGGAAAAACTGACCACCGGTAATATCGCTTCCATTCTGGCGCCGGATACATCTAACGCTGAAGATCAGCGGCCAGTATTGGAGTGGGCGCAAGCGATACGCTCTAATGCAGTGGTCTATGTGGGTTTAGATGCGCTCACCGACCCTGAAGTGGCCAGCGCCGTAGGCGCATCCATGTTCAGCGATTTAACCAGCTTAGCGGGCCATATTTATAAGCACGGTATAGAGCCAAGCAATACGGGTCACCAAGCCAAACGTCCGCCAGATATAGTAATTCACGGTGATGAGTTTTCTGATTTGATCGGGCCGCAATTTAAAACACTGATCAACAAAAGTGGTGGTGCTGGCTACCAGCTGAACCTGTACACCCAAACCTGGAGCGATCCTATTGCGGAACTGGGCAGTGAGGCCAAAGCGGGGCAGCTGGCTGGTAATATCGGCACCATGCTAATCATGGGTGTGAAAGAAATCGCGACGTGTGAAATGTTCACCAAACAGCTACCGGAAGTGAGCGTCAGCGAAATCATGGCAGTATCAGGTGTCACAGATAATGAAGAGTCCGTTTGCGGTTTTACCTCGAATAATCAAGACCGGATAAGCATCAGTCGTGTGCCGATGATCTCACCTGCGGATATTGTCGCTTTACCCAAAGGTCAGGCTTTCGTCCTGCTTAGAGGCAGTGAACTGTGGAAAATCCGTATCCCCATGCCGTCCAAAACGGATGATCAGGAGCTACCGGACGACTTGGGCGACATGCTCCAGCATATGCGGCGCAGCTATACCTCTGTAGTGGATTGGCCCAGCTACTATGGCCGATAG